From the genome of Impatiens glandulifera chromosome 9, dImpGla2.1, whole genome shotgun sequence, one region includes:
- the LOC124913972 gene encoding magnesium-chelatase subunit ChlI, chloroplastic-like has product MASVLGTSSASLFACRHPSSSNPASRLTGFGNGRKFYGGIAIPVKKGKSSFRVSISNVATVQEQEKKVVSTENQRPVYPFAAIVGQDEMKLCLLLNVIDPKIGGVMIMGDRGTGKSTTVRSLVDLLPEIQVVAGDAYNSDPEDPESMGVEVREKVMKGDKLQVVFTKINMVDLPLGATEDRVCGTIDIEKALTEGVKAFEPGLLAKANRGILYVDEVNLLDDHLVDVLLDSAASGWNTVEREGISISHPARFILIGSGNPEEGELRPQLLDRFGMHAQVGTVRDAELRVKIVEERARFDKNPKEFRETYKEEQGKLQNQIDSARSFLPTVGIDHDLRVKISRVCAELNVDGLRGDIVTNRAAKALAALKGRDKVTAEDIATVIPNCLRHRLRKDPLESIDSGVLVIEKFYEVFA; this is encoded by the exons ATGGCCAGTGTTCTGGGTACCTCGTCCGCATCACTCTTCGCCTGCCGACACCCTTCATCTTCCAACCCCGCTTCTCGTCTTACAG GTTTTGGAAATGGGAGAAAGTTCTATGGAGGGATTGCAATTCCCGTGAAGAAAGGAAAGTCTTCCTTCCGCGTTTCAATTAGCAATGTCGCCACTGTTCAAGAGCAG GAAAAAAAAGTTGTATCAACCGAAAATCAAAGACCTGTATATCCATTTGCAGCCATTGTAGGTCAAGATGAGATGAAATTATGCCTGTTGCTAAATGTAATTGATCCCAAAATCGGTGGAGTGATGATTATGGGTGATAGGGGAACTGGAAAGTCAACCACAGTTAGGTCTTTGGTCGACTTGCTCCCGGAGATTCAAGTTGTAGCGGGAGATGCATACAATTCTGACCCAGAAGATCCAGAATCAATGGGAGTAGAAGTCCGAGAGAAAGTCATGAAAGGAGACAAACTCCAGGTTGTCTTTACTAAAATCAATATGGTTGATTTGCCATTGGGTGCCACAGAAGATAGAGTCTGCGGAACAATTGACATAGAGAAGGCCCTGACAGAAGGCGTCAAGGCATTCGAGCCTGGACTCCTTGCTAAGGCCAATAGAGGGATTCTTTATGTGGATGAAGTTAACCTTTTGGATGACCACTTAGTTGATGTGCTCTTGGATTCTGCTGCCTCGGGTTGGAATACTGTCGAGAGGGAGGGGATATCTATTTCGCATCCTGCTAGGTTCATACTGATAGGCTCGGGAAACCCAGAAGAAGGAGAGCTCAGGCCTCAGCTTCTAGACAGGTTTGGAATGCATGCCCAAGTTGGTACTGTTAGAGATGCGGAGTTGAGAGTGAAGATCGTGGAGGAGAGAGCAAGATTTGATAAAAACCCTAAAGAGTTCAGAGAAACTTACAAGGAGGAGCAGGGGAAACTACAGAATCAAATTGATTCGGCTAGAAGCTTTTTACCGACAGTTGGGATCGATCATGATCTGCGTGTTAAGATCTCTAGGGTGTGTGCGGAACTGAATGTGGATGGGCTGAGGGGCGACATAGTGACAAACAGAGCCGCTAAAGCTCTGGCTGCATTGAAAGGAAGAGATAAGGTAACGGCTGAGGATATCGCAACTGTCATTCCTAACTGCTTGAGACACCGACTTAGAAAGGATCCTTTGGAATCGATTGATTCAGGCGTGCTTGTCATTGAGAAATTCTACGAGGTATTTGcctga
- the LOC124916354 gene encoding protein NRT1/ PTR FAMILY 5.12-like, translating to MGMSGFNVSARKFHDIQVEAEQTKPPPKLGFCYCSIFRDSDPNFASGTCEYKGKYQSAKKEIEQEKKKWRPRMSRIVPTCLCFAVCGIVSAVGDTYFLQQAKTMNPKFWLLTIPINFFKKTYKGWQGKDGPKDKEKFGDLKGVGFARFLVAMGVSIICCTTAAIVEFCRLGVVQRNGLTDKPDENHKRGSSQLLAGIVSSPMKDEYLGHIVSAVSGIGTMGSSLCTFAVDVISKRIGKKGWFQDTLNESRLDYYYWMLAFLSALNFGFFFFINTVFKTWEPEQEEIRNQEDKKAI from the exons ATGGGAATGTCCGGTTTCAATGTGTCTGCAAGAAAGTTCCATGACATACAAGTGGAGGCAGAGCAAACTAAGCCACCACCTAAGTTGGGATTTTGCTACTG CAGTATTTTCCGTGATAGCGACCCTAATTTTGCATCCGGGACTTGTGAATATAAGGGAAAATATCAAAGTGCGAAGAAAGAGATTgaacaagaaaagaagaaatggAGACCAAGGATGAGTCGTATTGTACCAACATGCTTATGTTTTGCTGTATGTGGGATTGTATCTGCCGTAGGTGACACTTACTTCTTACAACAGGCCAAAACTATGAATCCAAAGTTCTGGCTGTTGACAATTCCTATCAACTTCTTCAAAAAAACTTATAAAGGATGGCAGGGTAAGGATGGGCCAAAGGACAAAGAGAAGTTTGGAGATCTTAAAGGAGTTGGGTTCGCTAGATTTTTAGTCGCCATGGGAGTTAGCATAATATGTTGTACTACTGCTGCAATTGTTGAGTTTTGCAGGCTAGGGGTGGTTCAGAGGAATGGGTTAACAGACAAGCCAGATGA AAACCATAAGAGAGGCAGTTCTCAGCTCTTAGCTGGTATTGTTTCTTCCCCGATGAAGGACGAATACTTGGGCCATATTGTTAGTGCCGTTTCTGGAATTGGGACCATGGGAAGTTCTCTTTGCACCTTTGCAGTTGATGTGATTAGCAAGAGGATAGGTAAGAAAGGTTGGTTCCAGGATACATTGAACGAAAGTCGACTTGACTATTATTACTGGATGCTAGCATTTCTCAGTGCTCTCAATTTtggtttcttctttttcataaaCACTGTATTCAAGACATGGGAACCTGAACAGGAGGAAATACGCAATCAAGAGGATAAGAAAGCGATTTAG
- the LOC124916355 gene encoding glutamate receptor 2.8-like has translation MGTVKTQIMVNIILVLVTLLLCAVTPLMAKSNIVWEMPTKDRPLIVGVPGEGSFDNFVKITHDNISSETFFNGFCIEVFREVLKTLYHRKSYHLPVEFRKFDGSYNDLVDHLANGVNLLAIFICLFVWLQTFDAIVGDLTINAERWDKVEFTEPFTESGLVTVVPVRSADKGWIFFKPFKLDMWLATGGLLLYTMFMVWFMEHRSNPDFSGSWKDQVAHSLWFAFTSLFLAHREKITSNYTRVVVVVWLFVALVLTQSFTASLTSMLTIPRLSSIDINSLGRSNKRVGCDENEFMNNFLKETLGYKAENVVSLSTEAEYIDAFENGRISAAILEIPYAKVFVNKNCNKYTITGSTYRFGGFGFAFQKGSQLARNVSKAILVISEKGTLKRLEEEFLTVPSSQCSLDLTNAKDVDGLSLQNFWGLFVFSLAISTTSFLLFVACLLKNYWSQISLERNLNRSVWGRTIKLARYLSNAEVSPRAPDPGQELGLQRMPIHVV, from the exons ATGGGTACTGTAAAGACCCAGATCATGGTGAACATTATCCTTGTTCTAGTCACTCTTCTTTTGTGTGCTGTTACCCCATTAATGGCCAAATCTAACATAGTATGGGAAATGCCTACTAAGGATAGACCTCTTATTGTTGGAGTACCGGGTGAAGGGTCTTTTGATAACTTTGTCAAGATAACGCATGATAACATTTCGTCAGAGACGTTTTTTAATGGTTTCTGTATTGAAGTCTTCCGGGAGGTGTTAAAGACACTTTATCACAGGAAATCGTATCATCTTCCTGTGGAATTCAGGAAATTTGATGGCTCTTATAATGATCTAGTTGATCATCTTGCTAATGGGGTAAACTTATT AgcaatatttatttgtttgtttgtttggttgcAGACATTCGACGCGATTGTGGGTGATTTGACTATAAATGCTGAACGATGGGATAAGGTGGAATTCACTGAGCCATTTACTGAATCGGGCTTAGTAACTGTAGTTCCAGTAAGGTCTGCAGATAAAGGTTGGATCTTTTTCAAGCCATTCAAATTGGACATGTGGTTAGCCACCGGAGGCTTACTGTTGTACACTATGTTCATGGTTTGGTTCATGGAACATCGATCAAACCCCGACTTTTCTGGTTCATGGAAAGACCAGGTGGCTCATTCACTCTGGTTTGCCTTCACGTCTCTCTTCTTGGCTCACA GGGAGAAGATAACAAGCAATTATACAAGAGTAGTGGTCGTGGTATGGCTGTTTGTTGCATTAGTCTTGACTCAGAGCTTCACTGCCAGTCTCACTTCAATGCTCACTATCCCACGGCTGAGCTCGATAGACATAAACTCACTTGGAAGGAGTAACAAGAGAGTTGGATGCGATGAAAATGAGTTTATGAACAACTTCTTGAAAGAAACTCTTGGCTACAAAGCTGAGAATGTTGTGAGCTTGTCCACTGAGGCTGAGTACATTGATGCTTTCGAGAATGGCAGAATTTCAGCAGCAATTCTCGAAATACCATACGCTAAAGTTTTCGTCAATAAAAACTGCAACAAATATACAATCACCGGATCTACCTACAGATTTGGAGGATTTGGATTT GCTTTCCAGAAGGGTTCTCAGTTAGCTAGGAATGTATCAAAAGCAATTCTAGTAATATCTGAAAAAGGGACATTGAAAAGGCTAGAAGAGGAATTCTTAACAGTACCCTCGTCTCAATGTTCCTTAGACTTGACAAATGCGAAAGATGTAGACGGGTTGAGCCTACAAAACTTCTGGGGTTTGTTCGTGTTCAGCCTTGCCATTTCGACCACAAGCTTTCTACTGTTCGTTGCTTGCTTGTTGAAGAATTACTGGAGCCAAATATCATTGGAAAGGAACCTGAACCGGAGTGTTTGGGGCAGGACAATTAAGCTTGCCCGATACTTGAGCAATGCTGAAGTCAGTCCTAGAGCTCCAGATCCTGGTCAAGAACTCGGGTTGCAGCGAATGCCCATTCATGTTGTATGA
- the LOC124914805 gene encoding peroxidase 19, whose translation MSSSSTIFHFFFFLLILRTIDSANSTRRPRQLSVGYYAKSCPQLDQLVGSVTSQQFKEAPVSAPATIRLFFHDCFVEGCDGSILISSTKAAAGGSKLEEETTAVERDAQDNKDLAEEAFQTINKAKVLVETNCPGIVSCADILALAARDFVHLAGGPYYQVKKGRWDGRISMASRVHENLPRSNSTIDGLLKLFASKGLTLEDMVVLSGAHTIGFAHCQHFVNRLYDYQGSKQPDPIMDPRLLKALKMSCPHYGGNTDIVAPFDVTTTFSFDNTYYSNLETKLGLLSTDQALFLDPRTRPLVQDLGKDKQKFFQAFAQAMEKMGSIGVKRGRKHGERRKVCSMHSS comes from the exons ATGTCTTCATCTTCAACTATTttccacttcttcttcttcctccttatCCTTCGAACCATTGACTCCGCCAATTCCACCCGGAGACCCCGGCAGCTGTCTGTCGGATACTACGCCAAATCATGTCCCCAGCTCGACCAGCTAGTGGGTTCCGTCACCTCACAGCAGTTCAAGGAAGCTCCCGTCTCCGCCCCAGCCACAATTCGCTTATTCTTCCATGATTGCTTCGTAGAG ggatgCGACGGGTCGATTCTGATATCATCAACAAAGGCGGCGGCGGGGGGTAGTAAATTAGAAGAGGAAACAACAGCAGTAGAGAGGGATGCCCAGGATAACAAAGATCTAGCGGAGGAGGCATTTCAGACCATAAACAAGGCCAAGGTGCTGGTCGAGACCAACTGTCCTGGCATTGTTTCTTGCGCCGACATTCTAGCTCTTGCAGCCAGAGACTTTGTCCATTTA GCTGGTGGCCCTTATTATCAAGTGAAAAAAGGCAGGTGGGACGGTAGAATATCGATGGCATCGCGGGTCCATGAAAATCTTCCGCGATCAAACTCCACCATCGATGGCCTTCTCAAGCTCTTTGCCTCGAAGGGGCTAACCCTAGAAGACATGGTTGTCCTATCTGGGGCCCACACTATTGGGTTTGCCCATTGTCAGCACTTTGTGAACCGACTCTATGATTACCAAGGCTCCAAACAACCCGACCCTATTATGGACCCTAGGCTTCTTAAGGCCTTGAAGATGTCATGCCCACATTATGGTGGCAATACTGATATTGTCGCACCATTTGATGTCACCACAACTTTCTCCTTCGACAACACTTATTATTCTAACTTGGAGACTAAATTGGGCTTGCTGTCCACTGATCAAGCCCTATTTTTAGACCCCAGAACCCGACCTTTGGTTCAAGATTTGGGAAAAGACAAGCAGAAGTTCTTTCAGGCGTTTGCACAGGCTATGGAGAAAATGGGCTCCATTGGTGTAAAAAGAGGAAGAAAACATGGAGAAAGAAGAAAAGTCTGCAGTATGCATAGTTCATAA
- the LOC124914804 gene encoding negative regulator of systemic acquired resistance SNI1: protein METRNQTNTRLEENTMAILDSAGFKTDSRHTTDDRIAFLEAVRAASIVPEASISPTKKMCEAIFQILREESSLELLVESFQLLNQLDKRFPRVSMSRGDESNLKPPSNCDNQIELVVLEEAWSPFIFGSDNERADTSKNRHGPIDITGFHLLVEEIVMAGQTNSGISQIKALKDMMLLQYLISVLEGDFIPRNTVYQYTTNWSILRDSLLNTILGSRRVRYKDLVQDILSIMCDMSPVQSSHADGRLPVTSEAHLPENCDIASTVALPELRKCTGSSMQKLIVMIMELDKAKKNADVQGLTTRADGVRTPLVEIIQDHLAYNEAAVSPFFEVFTEPKCKLDIIVQYFQKYMAKPSVRTRRSNNLNPAGEATFPGILNCFCNGSITKNIRKKIHPEVIQLLLAHAFQAYLSLPAESFDGNHNSKEAYKNSVAETCKNFISAFTNLRRDGCMEILPFAKEALFTATCILSTK, encoded by the exons GGATTGCGTTTCTTGAGGCTGTTCGTGCTGCTTCTATTGTCCCAGAAGCTTCAATTTCCCCAACTAA GAAAATGTGTGAGGCAATTTTCCAGATCCTGAGGGAAGAGAGTTCACTTGAATTATTAGTGGAAAGTTTTCAGCTTTTGAACCAGTTGGATAAG CGATTTCCTAGGGTAAGTATGTCCAGAGGTGACGAGTCAAACTTAAAGCCACCTTCAAATTGTGATAATCAGATTGAATTAGTTGTGCTGGAAGAG GCCTGGTCACCTTTTATCTTTGGCTCTGATAATGAGAGGGCAGATACTAGTAAGAACCGTCATGGACCAATTGATATTACA GGTTTTCATCTTTTAGTTGAAGAAATTGTGATGGCTGGCCAAACTAACTCTGGAATTTCACAGATCAAG GCCTTAAAGGATATGATGCTTCTGCAGTATCTCATAAGTGTTCTTGAAGGAGATTTCATTCCTCGAAATACTGTCTACCAAT ATACCACGAACTGGAGTATTCTCAGGGATTCATTGCTGAACACGATTCTG GGTTCAAGAAGGGTAAGGTACAAGGATTTAGTCCAAGATATATTATCCATTATGTGCGACATGTCCCCTGTTCAATCGAGTCATGCTGATGGGAGATTACCGGTAACTTCAGAGGCTCATCTGCCTGAAAATTGTGATATTGCTTCCACTGTTGCTTTACCAGAGTTAAGGAAGTGTACAGGCAGCAGCATGCAGAAACTTATAGTGATG ATCATGGAGCTGGACAAGGCAAAGAAAAATGCTGATGTGCAAGGTCTTACCACCAGAGCGGATGGTGTGAG AACCCCCTTGGTGGAGATAATTCAAGATCATTTAGCTTACAATGAAGCTGCAGTTTCCCCCTTTTTTGAG GTATTTACAGAGCCTAAATGTAAGCTGGATATTATCGTACAATATTTTCAGAAGTATATGGCTAAA CCTTCTGTTCGAACTCGAAGGTCAAATAACCTAAATCCAGCCGGAGAAGCAACTTTCCCTGGAATTCTCAATTGTTTTTGTAATGGAAGCATTACAAAGAATATAAGAAAGAAAATCCACCCGGAAGTAATTCAGTTGCTTTTAGCACACGCCTTTCAG GCTTATTTATCATTGCCAGCTGAATCTTTTGATGGCAACCACAACTCTAAAGAAGCCTACAAGAATTCTGTTGCAGAAACATGCAAAAATTTTATATCTGCGTTTACAAATCTGAGAAGAGACGG GTGCATGGAGATTTTGCCATTTGCAAAAGAAGCTCTTTTTACAGCTACATGCATTCTTTCAACAAAATGA